The Candidatus Aegiribacteria sp. sequence CTTCATCAACAAGGTTTCGCAGCTGGGTTCCATTCATCATTTCGCTGCTGCAAGTCATCATTATAAGCGGCTTGCTGCTGGATTCCATGGTCATTATCACCGGGTCGCTGGAACCTTCGGGAAGCTTGCTTTTCACATTTTCAACAGCGTCCCTTACGTCCGTTTCAACCTGATCGATATCGGCACTGTTCTCAACTTCCAGTGTAATCATACTTACACCGTTTTTGGAAATGGAAACAATCGTTTCAATTCCCTCAACACCGGAAACCGCGTCTTCGATTATCTCGGTAATAAGCCCTTCGACTTCCGAAGGACCCGCCCCGGGAAGAACGGTAATGACAGCTATCTTGCCAAGGTCTACTTTGGGGAAGTAATCGATGCCAAGCTGTGTTACGGCAAAGAGGCCGGCGCCCGCCATGATAATGAAGATCATAAGGAAGGTAATTTTCCGTTTAACGACAAGTCCGGGAAGACTCATTACCGCACCACCTTTACGTGTGAGCCATTGGCAACCAGATGATGACCAAGAAAAATAACCGAGTCTCCGGGTTCGACTCCTGCCGATATTTCAAAATCCGTTCTACAGGGACGATCAAAACTGCATTGTCACGAACAAGCGCCACTTCCCATAAGGACTCATCTTCATGAAGCAGCACCCGAAGGGGTAGAACAATCGTATTCTCCGAGGTTTCAAGCCCGATGGTCGCCGTACCTGTCATCCCTGAGCGAAGCCTGCCTGAATCATCATGATATTGCGCCATAACTGAAACCAGCCCCGATACCGGATCCACAGAGGATGAGAAGGATATTACCTCTCCGGGGAAAAGCTCTCCGGGATAGTGCGAAGTGGAAAAGACAAGAGGCAGCCCTTCGGCTAGATACTGAAGATGACGTCCTGCGATCAGAAGTTCAGATTTCATGACACCGCTGTCCGTAATCGAAACAAGAGGCCCTGAAGAAACGTACCCTTCCTTTGCCCAGACCCTGGTGACAGTGCCGCTGAAAGGGGCGAGTATCTTTCCGCTCTCCGCCATGCTCCTTGCGTTTTCGTATCCCGCGAAAGCCTGTCTTTCTGTTGCTGCCGAAGCAGCTGATGTGGACACAGCCATTTCGTATTCGATTTCACTGATAGCTCCGTCAATTCTAAGTCTCTCAGCTCTATGAAGGTCATCTTCGGCGTTCGACGCCAATGTTCTGGCGGCCGTAAGCTGTGCTGATGAAGCTGAAACAGCGCTGCTGTACTGCTGATCGGTGGAAAGCTCTACTAGAATTTCTCCCTCCCGAACTTCATCACCTTCGTTGACGGTAACTTCCAGTATTCTTCCCGGGCTCATCGAAGTGATAATCGCCTCGCTGCTTGATTCGAGCCTGCAGGCAGCCACAACCGTAGAACTTATCACCTGCGGTTCCGGCACAATTACCGTAACGGGAATGAGCTTTTCGGCAATTTCTTCCTTCTGACCGCAGGATATCAACATAAGGAGAGTAAATAGAAAAATAACAGTATTCCTTCTCATTTCTTTCCTGCCATTCCATCAATAAGGATTTTTCCGACCGAGTCTATGAATTTCTCGTTTATTTCATTCGTACTCATGTCTTCGTCGAACCATACGGAAATCCTGTTCCGGGACATGAACCACATCTCGCAGATGGACATGAAACAGACAACGAACATTCTGGGGTCTACGTCAGCCCTGAATATTCCCTTTTCCTGCAGCTTCTTAAGCTTTTTAACGACTTCATTTCTCACTTCGGGGGGAGGACATATCCACATTGACTGTTCGGCGTTCAGCCATGCCAGCATCCTTACGAACTGGGGGTTACTCCTGAGAAATTCAAAATACGTGGTATGATTCTTCTTCGTCCTTACCGCCTCCAGGCCGCCGGATAGAATGGATGAAACCATCTCTATCATCCTCTCTGGAAGTCTGGCATCGAATACTCTTCTATGAATTACTTCGTCCCAAAGCTCCCTTTTTGATGCGAAGTAGTGGTAAAGAAGGCTTTTTGCCACATGTGCCTTTTCAGCGATGCTCTTCATTGATGAGCCTGAGAATCCTCTTTCTACGAAAATGCCCTCGGCGGCATTAAGGATTTCATCTTTTGTACTCATGATTCACTCATTTCTATTTGACTGACCGTTCAGTCAGTAATAATAACAAAATGAGATTTGTCAAGAAGCACTAACTCGCATCCATTACAAGTTCTCATATCGAAGCGCTGCAGTAGAGTATTTGTGATGGATGCGGGTTGATGCATGGGATTATGTGAGTTCAGCTATCCTGTTCCTGTTTCGATTCAGGATGTTCCGCAATGTAATCAAGATAGACTTTTGAAGATGCCATTTCAGGCAGAATTCCCTGATGAACCAGTTCTTCAAGATTGTTCAGAATAATTCCGATTTCGGGAAATGATCCCGTGTCCCCGCCAGTTCTTTTCATAAGAATTTTTCCCAGATCCACGGGAAGCACCCTCCTTCGGGTGTCGGGCACAAGCCTGCGCAGTCTTTCCCTCAGTTCAGCCATTCTCGTGAGCCCGACGGAAGCGTAAGTTTCTGCATGTGCGGCGATATCCGCTGAAGCAAGATCCAGCAGAAGATCGAGGTATTCTCCGCATTCACCGGCAAGCTTTCTCACTGCCCTGTCGGACCATTCGTTTGAGTAAAGAACAGGCCTCATATGATTCTTCACCAGGAAAGATACGCATTTCCTTTCCTTTTTTGAGAATCTGAACCTCTCGGCCGTTTCAACCGCGCAATCGGAGCCTGCTTTCTCGTGGCCGTAGAAATGTACATTTCCATCTTCATCAACCGTTCTGCGAAAAGGTTTTCCAATGTCATGCATAAGGGCTGCCCATCGAAGGCATCGGTTACCGGCAGTGTTCTTCACCACGTCCAGTGTATGCTCCCAGACATCTCCGTAATGAGCCCTGCCCTGAGATGCTCCATTTAAAGAGAACATCGATGTAAACTGCGGGATTAAATCCTGAAGAACTCCCGTTTCCCTCATAAGCTGCAGAACTCCGGAAACCTCTTCACCATCTGCGGCTGTAAGCAGTGAATCCATTTCCATCTTCCAGCGTTCCCTGGATATGTCCATAATCGCTGAGTGGTGCTTTTCAATTGCCTCAAGGGCTTTATCGTCTATTGAGAACCCCAGGCGGCAGGCGAAGCGGAATGCCCGAAGCATCCGAAGGGGGTCTTCCCTGAAGGTTTCTTCCGGATCCAGTGGAGTCCTGATCATTTTGTCCTTCAGATCCTGCAGTCCCCCCAGGGGATCGATAATTCTGCCATTTTCATCCATAGCCATCGCGTTTATCGTGAAGTCCCTCCTTACAAGGTCTTCCTCAAGATTTCTGCCGAAGACAACCTCAGGATGGCGGGATCCTTTCCGATAACTCTCCTTGCACCTGTAGGTGGTTATCTGAACCTCTACAGGGCCTGTATCATCGTTTATGACTGCTGCTACCGTACCGAATTCTATTCCGATGGGAATCGCCCTGTAGCCTCCTGATTCAAGAATACTCTTCGTCACTTCGGGTCTTGCTCCCGTGGAATAATCGTAATCCGCGGTTTCTCTTCCCAGCAGACGGTCCCTTACGTAACCGCCTACCAGATAGAGCTCTTCCCCGTTTTTGCGGAACAGTTCGAACAGTTTCTTAAACAATTCTTCTGACTCCGATCAAAGAAAACAAAGTTTTTCACTTCAGCTATCCGGATTATACGAAAAATGTTTATCTTCCGTAGAACGTGAAAGGACAGGCTTTGTCAATACTGTCAACAGCATGGAAACAGATCAGGGAAGCCGCGGGGGTCAGCTTCATACTTTTTCGTATAATGGTTCCCGTTGTCATCGCTGTTAAGGTTCTTGGTGAGCTTGATCTGATAAAGTACATTGCCGCAGCCTTCGCACCCTTAATGAGCCTTGCGGGCCTGCCCGGCGAGATGGGACTCGTATGGGCGACCGCCGTGATAACCAACATGTACGGCGGGATCGTAGTATTCGCCTCTATCGCCCCCGGCCTTCACATGTCAACGGCTCAGATAACCGTTATAGCCTGCATGATTCTCGTTGCTCACTCCATGCCGGTCGAAACCACTATCGCCAGAAAAACCGGTGTGAGGGTACGCTTCATGGTTCCCTTCAGACTTCTTTGCGCGCTCCTTCTGGGATTTATCCTTAACACCGCTTATTCTCTGGGAGGGTTCCTTCAGGAGGAGGGACGGATACTCTGGGAAGCGTCGCCCGTCAATGACAGTCCGGGTTCCTGGGGTCTTTCGCAGCTGCAGAATCTCGCGGCTATTTTCCTTATAGTGCTTGTGCTTATCATCCTCACGAAAATTCTGGACAGGCTTGGTATAACCAGGCTCATGAACAGAATTCTTGAACCTGTTCTTACTTCGATGGGTATCGGAAAATCCGCTTCCACAGTTACGATACTCGGCATGGTTCTGGGCATTTCCTACGGAGGAGGGCTGATTATCCGGGATATAAACTCGGGAAAGCTTTCCAACAGGGATGTTTTCTTCTCCATGTCCCTTATGGGGCTCTCACACGCTATTGTTGAGGATACTCTTCTGATGATGTCCCTTGGTGGAAATATTTCGGGTGTTCTCTTCGCCAGAATCGCTTTCACATGGATTGTCATTTCAGGATTGGTTCTCCTTGTCAGGAAAATGTCCGATAATTCTTTTTACCGGTACTTCTTCAGAAGATAGGAAGGGGAACAACACTGGCAACACCGATTAAAGGTCCGAGAACCAGGGCCGGTGCCTGCAGATTCGCGGTCGGGGGTGTCCGGCTGGAACCGGGGCAGGATACTGCGAAAGCCATTGAAGAGCTGATTCGTTACTGCCGTATGCGTAAAGCCAGCCATGTGAGCTGGGCCTGTCGCATTGTTCGGAATGATAGAATTGACGACATGAAGGGTGACGGAGGCGAGAGAGGCGCCGGGAATGTTATCCTTGATGTACTGCGTAAATCCTCTACCGAGAATGTCCTTGTAGCCGTCGCAAGATGGTACGGAGGAAAACACCTTGGGGGACTGCGTTTCCGTATCTACAGGAAGCTTACGGTGGAGATGATCGAACAACTCCAATCCGCAAAAACCATCACTTAATATTCCCAGTCAATTCTGGGGCTTGGAAGCCGGAGTATCCTGTCCAGTTTTCGAATCAGCTTTTCCGGCCCTTCCAGATCATCCGTTACGCAAAGCCCTGTCGCGGGTCTTGCCCCAATCCACATCCTTGAAAATGCGCCAACCGAAGCTTCCAGCACGGGAAGAGATCTGTCGTGCCCCTTCTCGCCATGTGATTCGGGCCCCAGTGTGACTATGTAGCTGCCGGATATTCCGTGCCACGGAGCGTCCTGTTCAAGATAATCCTCAATGGGATCACTCAGTTTAAGGTTGAAGGGTACGGGATCCCCATGAAGTATGGTTTCCTCAAGACACTTCTCCAGGTTGCATATACGAATCTGCCAGTATGCGGATGATCTGTTTGTGGCTTCGTATTTGGATTTCTCGGTTTTTCTGTTGTTTCTGAAAGGAGTCTTCAGAAGATCCTGTATCTGAATTGCCGCTGTTTCGTTGAGTTTCACCAGATGGACCTGATCCCCCAGATTCTTAATAAGCCCGAGAAGCTCCAGGAACTGAAAGTAATCTCCATAGCACATCCAGTAGATATCGTAAGGGCCGTTTTCACCCATAGCGGATCCACACCAGAAATGATGTGAGAGCAGCTCGTTGTCGGCGTCCATGTACCCGAGACCGAAACCGTTTTTACTCCACTGCATCTCGGCTCTCGTTGTTTCTTCGCGAATGAGGGAGGTGTTACCGTGAACTTGCATCCGTCCCAGCCTGGACCTGTGCACCAGTTCCCAGTCATCCTTCGTAAGACGCCTCGGAGGAGGGGGATTTACATTTAAGCTCAGAGAAGCAGGATCAAACCCGATAACTGTTTCGTAAGGTCCCGATCCGAATCCGAGTTTGTCATAAAATCCCTGTTCGAACATTCCCAGTCCCGCCACCTCAGCCCCCTCGGCAACATCAAGGGCTATCAGTTCCGCGGTAAGCTTCCCGGCAAGTCCTCTTCTCCGTCCAGCGTAACTTGTTGTTACTCCGCATACTGCAGAAAGGGGAATATCCTTTTCAAGATATCTCACCCGGCCAGGTGTTGAGACAACAAGGGCTTCCGTCTCACCGTTTATGTCACCTACCAGAGCGCGGCAGCCCTCAAGGAATATATCCATGGCCTTTTCATGCTCCTCGTTCTCAATCCAGGCTACCTCCCGCCAGATTCTGTGACAGGCTTCCAAATCCTTATTCGGATCGAATTTTCTATGTATCATTACTTATTTATGCTCCATTCAAAGATGGAAGTAGACATATCTGTATATTCGGTGCTTCTCTGAATATAGTCTCGACTACAAGAGAGTGGACAGAATCAGGACGGACTTCTCTTATAGGTTTTTCTTTTCCTTGCGAGGAAAAGCTGGCTCTTCACGATTCCCGCAATGGATTTCCAGAATGGACCCGTGTTTTCATCATCAAGGAGCTGCTTCGCATAGGTAATTACCGCTATCCATAGAAGGGAGAGAAAGAAGGCCATTAAAGTATACTTTACCACCATTTTTCCTCGCTTGGGGAAAGATCTTAGAGCGGTTGGAACGGCGGGTACCAGAACTTCTATCGTGGGGCTGTCCTTTGCTTCCTCAAGCTTAAGGGATTCGAGTTCCTGCCGCAGCATCATATAAATCGCCCGCCTGGTTTCCAGGTTTATAGTTATGTTCTCGTACTCCTTCAGCATGGAAGGCATACTCTCAAATCCCGGGAAGTAACTGAGACTATCACCGGCAGCTTTATTCATCATGCTGCTTCTGAGAAAAGCTACCTTCCTGGCAATCTCCGAATAGGCTGAACTTGATGATGACATTATGCCGCTGATACCGGCAAGATCAGCTTCAGCAAGAAGCAGCTGCGTTTCAAGGGTCCCCAGCAAATCCAGGGATTGAATGCCCTGCTGTTCGGGAAACAGCAGCCCGGTTTCCTCCCTGAACTGCTCCATTCTGTTCTGTGCTATGAGAAGGGATTCCTCGGCTACCTCAAGAAACTCTTCGGCGGCCAGTCTGCTTCTCCTGGCTCTGCTGGTGATTATTGTTGAGAGTTCGATGTTGGAAAACTCTATGATATCGTTCACCAGAGCTGCGGCTTTTTCTCTGCTGTCAGCCTCCATTGATATCACGAAGAAACCTTCGGGAGTAAGGACAACGGAGGCTCTCTTCCCGAATTGCAGCAAGGCATCGTCCATTGTGGCGACTTTAAATCCCGGTAGAAGATGGTGCTTGAATATCACCTGTTCAAATACCGTTCTGGAGGTGAGAACCTGGAAAACGAGGTTCATATCCAACGCAGCTGACCCACCGCCCATACCGATCATGCTTCCGATTCCAGAACCAGCCAGCTGATCAGATAAAAGATCGCCGGCAAGTCCGCCGATTCCAGCAAGACCTGCGGATGACTGCTGGCCACCGGGAACAGCAGCAACCGCAGAGGCAGCCCAGTATTGCTTTCTGGTCAGCGCCCATACCGAGGCAGCGATTGCAACCACAAAACAGAGTACCGCGATTTTGCGAATGTTCAACACAACGGAACGAATCCATTTACCGGTAAAGGAATCATCTATGTTCTTTTTCATGACTGCATTCTAGTTATTGATTGCATAAATTGTTATACCAATTGAAATTGTCGACGTTAACAGTGAAATCATCGCCGCATTTCTGTTGAACCAGTTGTATTTGACATTCACAATATCTCCGGGCAGAAGGTGAGCGTGTTCAACGTTTCCTTCAAACTCGGTTTCCCGACCGTTCCTATAAACTGCAATACTGTTGCTGGCTGTACTCAAACGACCGCCTGCCGTAACAATATAATCCATAACCGTGCTTTCAGGATTGTAGGGTACAGATCCGGGAATACTGATCGCGCCTCCAACTACGATTGAGTCTCTGAATGAAACAAGCAAAATAGTGTCTCCGGGAGCAAGCTCTATATCGGTAAAACCCGCTTCCTGATTCCACACAGGAATGGGAGTTTCATCCCTGACTATTTTGCTGCAGAGGAGGTTAATATTGCCCGACACCCCACCGATTCTGATCATCAGGGATTCGAAATCCTCCCCTGTCTGCAGTTCACGGGTTTGCAGCGCATTATCAGTACTTAAAATGTAGACAGGGTCTTCGCAAATATCAATGATAATACCGGCGTTGTTGGTTAGAAACGGATCAGAAACGTAAGATACGCTTCCGGGGCGGATATTCAGATCCACATCAAGCGTATCTCCGTCATCCGTAAAAAGTTTTCCGGTGCGGGCCCCGAAAGATGATATCCCCCCTGCACTTAAAACAGCGTCAGATACTCTGCCCAGTGCCGTTAGTACAAATGTACCCGGTTGATTCACCATACCACCGACGTTGACCCTCAACGCCCTGGGCTCAGAAAGGGAAAGCACGACTTGAATTGAGGGGAAGTAATCCGATGCCTTTCTCTGAAGAAACTGTTGAGCTTCATCAATTGTCAGTCCGTTCACACTGACAGCTCCGATTCCCGACACTGATAGATAACCGTCTCCCCCTATGGTACATTCTATCCAGGGTAAAACACCCGCACTCAATAAAATCTGGCTGGACCCGCCTTCAACCACAACAGTCACAATGTCTCCTGGGCCAAGTACGTAAGTACTCCTGTCCGCCAGTTCAAGAACGGACGATTCCGGATTCTGAATTTCCTGTGATGAAAACGGGAGAGAGATACTTCCCAGAATTATCATCAATATCAGCATAACGCACCTGTTTCCACTGAAAGACTGCCAATTGAATAAATACCGGTCACTGCAATACCCTCAGTTTTTCTTTGAAATACTCGATGGTTATTTCCATACCTTCCTCCAAGCCAACAGTTGGCTTCCACCCCAGTTTCTCCATGGCCAGAGAAATATTCGGTTTTCTTACTTTCGGATCATCCTCGGGCAATTCCCTGTGGATTATAGAGCTTCGCGAATCAATTTTTCCAAGTACGAATTCCGAGAAATCCGAAATCGTCATTTCATCGGGGTTACCGATGTTGACCGGACCTGAAAAATCCGACTCCATTAAACGCACAAGACCATCCACCGTATCCGAAACATAACAGAAACTCCGTGTCTGGTTACCATCGCCGAAAATCGTAAGGTTCCTGTCGGAAAGTGCCTGTGAAATAAAAGCGGGAACTACCCTTCCGTCGTTCGCTCTCATTCTTGGGCCGTACGTATTGAAAATGCGGGCAATTTTCGTGTTCAAACCGTGATACCTTCGGTATGCGAAGGTAATGGCTTCAGCAAATCTTTTTGCTTCATCGTAAACACCCCTGGGGCCAACCGGGTTCACGTTGCCCCAGTAATCCTCTGGCTGGGGATGAACAAGAGGGTCTCCGTATATCTCGCTTGTCGACGCAAGAACGAAACCGGCTTCCTTTGCAAGTGCCAGTCCAAGGGTTTTATGGGTACCCAGTGAACCAACTTTCAGGGTCTGGATAGGGAAAGCGAGATAATCCGCGGGGCTTGCCGGAGAAGCGAGATGGAAGATGAAATCAAGTCTTCCGTGTAAAAAAATGTAGTTCGTTACATCATGATGGATGAAGGAAAAATCTTCCCTGCCGGCCAAATGCGCAATATTGTCTGTTGTTCCGGTAAGCAGATTGTCCATAGCCAGGACTTCGTGCCCATCCGTAAGAAGCCTTTCACAAAGATGGCTACCGATAAAACCAGCGCCACCGGTTACAAGAATTCTCATGCATTCTCCCTGGAGTTGTTTAATCTTTCTGTATACATGGACCGGTAATACTCTCTGAATTCACCGGACTTTATACTCTGCCACCATGCGCGGTTTTCAATATACCAGGCCACGGTCTTTCTGATACCTTCATCAAAATCTGTTTCAGCCTTCCAGCCAATCTCACGTTCGATAAGATCCACATTCAGCGCGTACCGCCTGTCATGACCGGGACGATCTTCAATATATCTTACAAGGCCTCTGTCGGCACCGGTCTCCTCCAGAATGGAAGAGGTAACCTCCCTGTTTGTGTGTTCCTGCCCGGCACCAATATTGTATATCCTGCCCGGCTCAGATTTCTCAATAACCTCGAGCAGCGCATTGCAGTGGTCATCGACGAACAACCAGTCCCTTCTGTTAAGGCCGTCTCCGTAAACAGGAAGAAATTCGCCGTTCATAGCATTGGTTACGAACAGCGGGATCAGCTTCTCAGGATACTGGAAGGGTCCGTAATTGTTGGAAGCTCTGGTTACGGTTACCGGAACACCGTACGTGGTCCAGTAACTCATCGCCAGAAGCTCACCTCCTGCCTTGGATGCGGCGTACGGGCTTCTGGGAGCAAGCTGGTCAGTCTCAATGGATCTGCCGTTTTCCACACTCCCGTACACCTCATCTGTTGAAATCTGCAGGAAGAGATGTCTGTCTTCTCTTCGGAAGACTTCAAGAAGAACTCTTACTCCTTCTATATCAGTTCTGACGAATGAGGCGGAATCATCAATGGATCTGTCAACATGGGTTTCCGCGGCAAAATTAACCACCACGTCGCACCCTTCCATCGCACTTAAGACTGCCTTTTCATTGCAGATGTCTCCACGGATAAATTCGAACCGGGGATCGCTTTCGAGGTCTTTCAGATTTTCTCTTCTGCCTGCGTAAGTCAGTTTATCAAGAACGGTTACTTCCCAGTCAGGCCTGGTGCCAAGTGCCAATCTGGTGAAGTTGCTCCCTATAAAGCCGGCTCCACCCGTAACCAGTAATTTCATACGGTTTGTCCCTTTCGAAGGTTTCTTGCCATGATTCCCGCCTGCAGCAGGCCTTCAATACTGCACCCTGAATCTGCCCACCATCCATCAATTATATCAGCATGGAGCTTATTTTCCTTCAAATACGCATTGTTGATATCGGTAACCTCAAGTTCACCCCTTGCGGATGGTTCAAGACTGTCGATAATCTCAAAAGCGAAATTATCGAACATATAAACACCTATCACCGCGTAACTGCTTCTTGGTTTCCCGGGTTTTTCCTCGATCGAGATAACTCTTGTACCTTCCAGCTCCGCGACTCCGTAATCACTGGGATTGTCAACTCTTTTAAGAAGAATTCGCGCGCCGTCTTTCTGGTTTTCAAAGGCAGCTACTTTTTCAGCAAGAGAATCTTCGAGAATGTTGTCACCCAGGATCACAACGAATTTATCCTCTCCCACAAAGGTTCTTGTAAGGCCTATTGCTTCGGCAATTCCCCCCTCATTTACCTGATAGGCGTAGTTAAGTGTATTCAGGCCGAATTCGGATCCATCCCCCAGCAGTCTAAGAAAATCACCGGCGCTGTTTCCTCCTGTAACCAGCATAACATCCTTTATCCCGGCTTCAGCGAGTTTCTGCAGAGGATAGAAGATCATCGGTTGATCGTAAACCGGCAGGAGGTGTTTATTTGTTATACTTGTCAAAGGGCGAAGCCGCGTACCAAGCCCGCCGGCCAGCACTACACCTTTCATACATGACCCTCTTCCAATTTCATCGTACAATGGCCAGTTTCAGGAATCTGTCGTTCCCGCTCTGTGTTATCCGGACTATATAGGTCCCGGATGCCACAGGATTTCCATTCAGACCGTACCCGTCCCACGAGAATGTATCTCTATGCTGTGACAGAGACTCATAAATAAGTCCTCCCGTCAGGTCAAACAGACGGATATCGAATGCTTCGTTCGACAGTCCGGCTAAACCAAGAACCTGTCCATCTCCGGGTATAAACGGATTTGGATAAACTGCGGCAGTTTCAAGAATGCCGTTCATTCCCTGTTCAAGAGTGAGTTTCCACAAACCGTGATCTGTTACAATGTAAAGAAGTCCATTATCAAAATCGCAGGCTATATTTCGCACATTAAGTGATTGAAGTGATGAATTCAGTGTGTTGTACTCTTCAACGGATCCATCGGGATAGATTCTGAAAAGCCCTTCCGAAACCCCTCCCCAGAGATCTGAAGTCCCCGCCCAGAGGCAGGATAAATTATCAAAACAAAGCACATTTATATTGCCGGATACGTCTTCCACATCATTGAAAGTATCTTCTCCTGCTTTCATAACAACGAGACCGTTAATTGTTCCCACGTAGAGATCTTCGTTTCTTGAAAGAGCTATTGATTGCACATCCTCGGATGGTAATCCCTGTGAGGGGCCTGCAGAATACAGAACCTCGCCTGTTAGTATATTCCCTTTAACCAGTCCCAGTTTAGTTCCCATCCAAGCTATGGAAGATGAGAATGTCGATGCAACATCCCGTACATAGCCTGATGGAAGTCCGTTAAATGGCTCGAAGGTCTTCCAGGACGCAGTTTCCTCCTGGCCGGGTGTCCAGGAGAG is a genomic window containing:
- a CDS encoding efflux RND transporter periplasmic adaptor subunit, with the translated sequence MRRNTVIFLFTLLMLISCGQKEEIAEKLIPVTVIVPEPQVISSTVVAACRLESSSEAIITSMSPGRILEVTVNEGDEVREGEILVELSTDQQYSSAVSASSAQLTAARTLASNAEDDLHRAERLRIDGAISEIEYEMAVSTSAASAATERQAFAGYENARSMAESGKILAPFSGTVTRVWAKEGYVSSGPLVSITDSGVMKSELLIAGRHLQYLAEGLPLVFSTSHYPGELFPGEVISFSSSVDPVSGLVSVMAQYHDDSGRLRSGMTGTATIGLETSENTIVLPLRVLLHEDESLWEVALVRDNAVLIVPVERILKYRQESNPETRLFFLVIIWLPMAHT
- a CDS encoding TetR/AcrR family transcriptional regulator; translated protein: MSTKDEILNAAEGIFVERGFSGSSMKSIAEKAHVAKSLLYHYFASKRELWDEVIHRRVFDARLPERMIEMVSSILSGGLEAVRTKKNHTTYFEFLRSNPQFVRMLAWLNAEQSMWICPPPEVRNEVVKKLKKLQEKGIFRADVDPRMFVVCFMSICEMWFMSRNRISVWFDEDMSTNEINEKFIDSVGKILIDGMAGKK
- a CDS encoding CCA tRNA nucleotidyltransferase produces the protein MFKKLFELFRKNGEELYLVGGYVRDRLLGRETADYDYSTGARPEVTKSILESGGYRAIPIGIEFGTVAAVINDDTGPVEVQITTYRCKESYRKGSRHPEVVFGRNLEEDLVRRDFTINAMAMDENGRIIDPLGGLQDLKDKMIRTPLDPEETFREDPLRMLRAFRFACRLGFSIDDKALEAIEKHHSAIMDISRERWKMEMDSLLTAADGEEVSGVLQLMRETGVLQDLIPQFTSMFSLNGASQGRAHYGDVWEHTLDVVKNTAGNRCLRWAALMHDIGKPFRRTVDEDGNVHFYGHEKAGSDCAVETAERFRFSKKERKCVSFLVKNHMRPVLYSNEWSDRAVRKLAGECGEYLDLLLDLASADIAAHAETYASVGLTRMAELRERLRRLVPDTRRRVLPVDLGKILMKRTGGDTGSFPEIGIILNNLEELVHQGILPEMASSKVYLDYIAEHPESKQEQDS
- a CDS encoding YigZ family protein; protein product: MGRGTTLATPIKGPRTRAGACRFAVGGVRLEPGQDTAKAIEELIRYCRMRKASHVSWACRIVRNDRIDDMKGDGGERGAGNVILDVLRKSSTENVLVAVARWYGGKHLGGLRFRIYRKLTVEMIEQLQSAKTIT
- a CDS encoding GNAT family N-acetyltransferase is translated as MIHRKFDPNKDLEACHRIWREVAWIENEEHEKAMDIFLEGCRALVGDINGETEALVVSTPGRVRYLEKDIPLSAVCGVTTSYAGRRRGLAGKLTAELIALDVAEGAEVAGLGMFEQGFYDKLGFGSGPYETVIGFDPASLSLNVNPPPPRRLTKDDWELVHRSRLGRMQVHGNTSLIREETTRAEMQWSKNGFGLGYMDADNELLSHHFWCGSAMGENGPYDIYWMCYGDYFQFLELLGLIKNLGDQVHLVKLNETAAIQIQDLLKTPFRNNRKTEKSKYEATNRSSAYWQIRICNLEKCLEETILHGDPVPFNLKLSDPIEDYLEQDAPWHGISGSYIVTLGPESHGEKGHDRSLPVLEASVGAFSRMWIGARPATGLCVTDDLEGPEKLIRKLDRILRLPSPRIDWEY
- a CDS encoding polysaccharide biosynthesis/export family protein → MLILMIILGSISLPFSSQEIQNPESSVLELADRSTYVLGPGDIVTVVVEGGSSQILLSAGVLPWIECTIGGDGYLSVSGIGAVSVNGLTIDEAQQFLQRKASDYFPSIQVVLSLSEPRALRVNVGGMVNQPGTFVLTALGRVSDAVLSAGGISSFGARTGKLFTDDGDTLDVDLNIRPGSVSYVSDPFLTNNAGIIIDICEDPVYILSTDNALQTRELQTGEDFESLMIRIGGVSGNINLLCSKIVRDETPIPVWNQEAGFTDIELAPGDTILLVSFRDSIVVGGAISIPGSVPYNPESTVMDYIVTAGGRLSTASNSIAVYRNGRETEFEGNVEHAHLLPGDIVNVKYNWFNRNAAMISLLTSTISIGITIYAINN
- a CDS encoding SDR family oxidoreductase; the protein is MRILVTGGAGFIGSHLCERLLTDGHEVLAMDNLLTGTTDNIAHLAGREDFSFIHHDVTNYIFLHGRLDFIFHLASPASPADYLAFPIQTLKVGSLGTHKTLGLALAKEAGFVLASTSEIYGDPLVHPQPEDYWGNVNPVGPRGVYDEAKRFAEAITFAYRRYHGLNTKIARIFNTYGPRMRANDGRVVPAFISQALSDRNLTIFGDGNQTRSFCYVSDTVDGLVRLMESDFSGPVNIGNPDEMTISDFSEFVLGKIDSRSSIIHRELPEDDPKVRKPNISLAMEKLGWKPTVGLEEGMEITIEYFKEKLRVLQ
- the rfbB gene encoding dTDP-glucose 4,6-dehydratase; translated protein: MKLLVTGGAGFIGSNFTRLALGTRPDWEVTVLDKLTYAGRRENLKDLESDPRFEFIRGDICNEKAVLSAMEGCDVVVNFAAETHVDRSIDDSASFVRTDIEGVRVLLEVFRREDRHLFLQISTDEVYGSVENGRSIETDQLAPRSPYAASKAGGELLAMSYWTTYGVPVTVTRASNNYGPFQYPEKLIPLFVTNAMNGEFLPVYGDGLNRRDWLFVDDHCNALLEVIEKSEPGRIYNIGAGQEHTNREVTSSILEETGADRGLVRYIEDRPGHDRRYALNVDLIEREIGWKAETDFDEGIRKTVAWYIENRAWWQSIKSGEFREYYRSMYTERLNNSRENA
- a CDS encoding NTP transferase domain-containing protein, whose amino-acid sequence is MKGVVLAGGLGTRLRPLTSITNKHLLPVYDQPMIFYPLQKLAEAGIKDVMLVTGGNSAGDFLRLLGDGSEFGLNTLNYAYQVNEGGIAEAIGLTRTFVGEDKFVVILGDNILEDSLAEKVAAFENQKDGARILLKRVDNPSDYGVAELEGTRVISIEEKPGKPRSSYAVIGVYMFDNFAFEIIDSLEPSARGELEVTDINNAYLKENKLHADIIDGWWADSGCSIEGLLQAGIMARNLRKGQTV